One part of the Microbacterium saperdae genome encodes these proteins:
- a CDS encoding DUF4097 family beta strand repeat-containing protein: protein MTTEQNDFQGGHTPLTPPPASGRQDSVPPASVPPTPTGPPAAGRSSGATAVMIVTAVVGGIALLGSGGAAAAAAAGSIRSTSTPDSVQTVSIDGVAGIDLSADASSMRVEYGDVDEAELAITNGRGAAWTFERDGDELVVRSPEGVWGWWFGSWFGDEEVAVLTLPESLQGKSLDADLTLNAGSLDVLGDFGVVDINVNAGALDVQGSATSFEVNMNAGRADVLLDGVDEADLGVSAGDLTVELTGTAPSRTSIDVSAGSLDLTMPDVEYDITQDVSAGSLDAKVEQSPSARRTIDVSLSAGSATIRPGR, encoded by the coding sequence ATGACCACCGAGCAGAACGACTTCCAGGGCGGGCACACCCCGCTCACTCCCCCACCGGCGTCCGGCCGTCAGGACTCCGTCCCGCCGGCATCCGTGCCGCCGACGCCGACAGGACCCCCTGCGGCCGGGCGTTCCTCCGGCGCCACGGCCGTCATGATCGTCACGGCCGTGGTCGGGGGGATCGCGCTGTTGGGTTCCGGCGGTGCCGCTGCGGCGGCCGCGGCGGGGAGCATCCGATCCACGAGCACACCGGATTCGGTGCAGACCGTGTCGATCGACGGCGTCGCCGGGATCGACCTCAGTGCGGATGCCAGCAGCATGCGTGTCGAGTACGGCGATGTCGATGAGGCGGAGCTCGCGATCACGAACGGACGTGGCGCTGCGTGGACCTTCGAGCGCGACGGCGACGAGTTGGTCGTCCGCAGCCCGGAGGGCGTGTGGGGTTGGTGGTTCGGGAGCTGGTTCGGCGACGAGGAGGTGGCAGTCCTCACGCTGCCGGAAAGCCTGCAGGGGAAGTCGCTCGACGCCGACCTCACCCTCAACGCAGGGAGCCTCGACGTCCTCGGTGACTTCGGTGTTGTCGACATCAACGTGAACGCCGGTGCGCTCGACGTGCAGGGCTCGGCTACGAGCTTCGAGGTGAACATGAATGCGGGTCGTGCGGATGTCCTGCTCGACGGTGTCGATGAGGCCGACCTCGGGGTGTCAGCCGGCGATCTCACCGTGGAGCTGACCGGCACGGCGCCCAGCCGGACCTCGATCGATGTGAGCGCCGGATCATTGGATCTGACCATGCCTGATGTCGAGTACGACATCACGCAGGATGTCAGCGCAGGCTCGCTCGATGCGAAGGTCGAGCAGTCGCCCAGCGCCCGGCGCACGATCGACGTGTCGCTCTCCGCGGGCAGCGCGACCATCCGACCGGGCCGCTGA